GAAAGTGGAATGATATTTGGTTCAAGGCAAAGTGTTGGAGGAACCGGGAGCCTGAACCCAGACCAGGACAGCATGCTGCTGGTCGTCATGGCGATGGTCTTATCCACCAATTCTCTTCTTCCGATTCCTTTTCTTcttcagcttgtgtgtgtgtgtgtgtgtgtgtgtgtgtgtgtgtgtgtgtgtgtgtgtgtgtgtgtgtgtgtgtgtgtgtgtgtgtgtgtgtgtgtgtgtgtgtgtgtgtgtgtgtgtgtgtgtgtgtgtgtgtgtgtgtgtgtatgtttttgtttcagCTTAGTTTGGTTCAGTACAGTTCTTtcgcccatgtgtgtgtggggggctctcccatcagccaatcagctctCTCGGTTGGGCGGTGAGCCTGCCTCCGGAGCTCCGAACATCTCCTGCGAGGCGTAGGTGAGGTAGAGGAAGCCGTCCAGGTCGCTGTGCTGCGAGTACACCTCACCCATGCTGGCGGACATACAGGACATGCACCGCTCAGCCACCAGCAGGAACAGTGCCTGGCTCGCCTCCAGGTCTATCTTatacctggggagagagagagagagagagagagagagagagagagagagagagagagagagagagagagagagagagagagagagagaaaaagacagtGTGGAAGGTGAGAAATGTTAGAGCGTCCTTTGAGTCACCTCGATGGTGTtcttgagagagggagataccgCATCAAAAATTATAAAAACCCAAATGGGTGACCCAAAACCGCGATTTTGGAATAAGAAAGGAAAATAAGTAATATAGGAAAATGACAAAATGCCATTTAGGTTAATTGAATAAGAAAGCGACATGATTAGGCGTAACCGACCACAAAGAGGGGATATCTTCATCAAGAAAAAGGGGTGCAAAAGGCAAAGATCTCGACCAGCCGAGGTATTGCATGGGTTCAGATGGTTCCTTACCTGAGTAAGCAGAGGAACTGGCCCAGGGTGAGCTCCAAGGGGACCAGGAACTTAGTCTTGTTCAGTAGGGGAAGGGTCTTCTCTCGGACGTATCGTTCTACAATGACCTAGACGCCAGCAGACAGAGAGCCTCAGCAAACAGTACAGTACCGGCCTGGATGTGGTGCGTGGTGACGCGTCGATACCCCaaaatattgtaaaaaaaaaatacttactGGTAACTTGTTAGGGAATTTGGATCGAATGCTGCACACTTCATCTTTTCTTGTTTCTGAattgaggagaaaaaaaagcatTAAGACGTTGGCCTGTTATTGTAGGTCTAACCAACCAGACTGTGACATGAATAAGAGCTTAACGTAAAATTCCAACAATGTGAATAAAACAGAGAGGGAACAGCATGGGTCGCACCGAGGCACTTCCTCTGCTTGAAGGGAGTCATCTCCATGGACTTCTCGAAGGGAGCCATGTCTTTGTTTGGGATGGTTTGCTGAGAccggtggtggtgcaggtggtgctGTGGTGGTCTTGCCCGGGCTGACGGTGTTGTCCCCACGGGTGGAAGTTAGCAAACCCCGCCGCACCGACGGGCCGGCGGTTCTCTTATAGGGACAGCTTGGGGCGggagggggcaggagggggcTGAGAGGGGTCGGGCCTGCTGTTAGCTAACAGCCGGCCGCAGGCCTCCTCCTGCTGACCGACGTGTGGTCCAGGGCGGCTCGCCGCTGTGTGCTaactgtgtgggtttgtgtgtgtgtgggtgtgagtgtgtgtgttttggtggtcggtatgtgttcgtgtgtgtgtgtgtgtgtgtgtgtgtgtgtgtgtgtgtgtgtgtgtgtgtgtgtgtgtgtgtgtgtgtgtgtgtgtgtgtgtgtgtgtgtgtgtgtgtgtgtgtgtgtgtgtgtgtgtgcttttgcgtGCCTGCCCTCATGCTTCACACATACTGGCTATTTCACAATGTGCTCTCACATATATCTGAGACATTAACGCTGAtgacacaaacacgtacatacacatgcacacacacacacacacacacacacacacacacacacacacacacacacacacacacacacacacgcgcacacacacacacacacacacacatacccgcacacacaagcacacacaaacataaacacacagacacacacagacactcacacacatacacagatcaTAATGACGGAATCCTGTAAGCTGAAGAGAGTAACATTATTGTGATCTATTTCAAACAGCCTGATGATGGGGGTGCACTAGTTATCATTCTCATTGTTGAGGGATTAGGTATCTGTCTTAACTCTAtttacatcccataataatagAGTTGAGTCTACCATCGACCCCCTCAAGAGAACACAGAAACAATGTGAATACAGTGCAGGAGAAatacagctcacacacacacccagaagcacacacacacacacacacacacacacacacacacacacacacacacacacacacacacacacacacacacacacacacacacacaaacaccacatacctccacaaacacacacacacacagatatttacacacacacgctaaaaggcatgcacactcacacacatacccgtATACAAATGCGCAcataagcacatacacacacacacacacacacatgcacacacacgcacacacacacacacacacacacacacacaaaagcgcacacacacacacatacacacagacacacacacacatacacacacacacaagcacacacacacacacccacacacacacacacacacacacacacacacacacacacacacacacacacacacacacacacacacacacacacacacacacacacaaacacagagaagaAGTCAGAAGCAGCCAAAAACCAATCCTCCCATACAAAGTGCACGCTCTCCAACCAACAGTTTCCAGGGGATTAGGGTGAACATCTGGCCTCTCTCAGGGCCCCATTAACTACAGGCCCTGTTGGGGATTTGGTATCAATACGAGTCAATACGTCGTCATACTATCTGGTGGTCGACAGTGACACACAACAAAGCATTGTACTAGCAAATAAACTACGTTCATTGTCTTTTTAGCGCTTTAATGACCTTGTGTATGTCTATCCATTATATTTTGGGCAAGATTATCCGATATTACGCTAAATGTCGCCATCTGCTGGCCAGTGTATCGCTCCAGACCACTGCAGTGAACGTGGCAATAGTAAGGATGATGAAATAATAAAGCGGTGGAATGTAAATTTACTGGATAAAACTAACGTTAAAGTTGAAATGGCTTGTTTAAGAATGAACGATGTGTTTAACATTTATTTACAATTTATTAATATGTGTAAAAGTACAAAAAACAGctacaccaacaacaacagttCCTATCACAATATTTACTACAACAGGCGCAAAAGACATGACTAAGCTAGTACTAGGGCAGGCCTACTACTCCTTACTAGGCCCAGTACTACCACAAGCCTACGAATATTATTTCTACTTAAATGACCAGTCTACTgatacttctactactacaactagcctactactactattctcctactactactactactactactaccactactacaatTTCTATCACTGCTACTATTTATCTTACTATTCTACTGATATTTATGCTTCTACAACTtgcctactactactatactactacttctactttcAATGATGACTGCTTCTACTATACTAACTAGggctactactaatactactactaacagTCTACTACTAGTGGTATTTGTAGCCTACTTCTACGAGTAGTAATTGTGCTACTAGACTTCAACTATTAtaactgataataataataataataataataataataaataaaactattattattattattattattcgtaaTAATGTTGTTATGAAAGTATCCAAACCATGATAATACAAATAACAATCCAAACCTATTTGGTAAATGTTGAGAATATATATAGTGAATAGGGTACGAGTGAAGGGTAGTTACAGGCCAAACAGTGGAACGCACCCCTCCCAGAGGTCCTAGGGACGGAGTGAAGGGGAGTGGAACGCACCCCTCCCAGAGATCCTAGGGACGGAGTGAAGGGGAGTGGAACGCACCCCTCCCAGAGTTCCTAGGGACCGAGTGAAGGGGAGTGGAACGCATCCCTCCGAGAGGTCCTAGGGACCGAGTGAATGGGAGTAGACTTAACAGTGGAATGGACCCAGAGGTCCTAGGGACCAAGTGAAGGGTAGAAACAGACGAAACATTCGAACGGAGCCCTCCCAAAAGTCCTGCGGTCCGAGTTGGACATCCTAGGGGTTTTCCATGCGTCCGTTCGAAAAACTTCTCCGACCAATCCGCGTCCAGCTCTTGCGCATATGCCCCTCCCAtttgcattacatttttttccccCGCACTGTTGCCGACATGTAACGTTACCTCGCGCATTGTTCTGTCTGCACCCGCTGCAGGAAGCGGACCACAGGacccactcacaaacacacacacacacacacacacacacacacacacacacacacacacacacacacacacacacacacacacacacacacacacacacacacacacacacacacacacacacacacacacacacacacacacacacacacacacacacacacacacacacacacacacacacagcacatggaTCCGCCATCCAACGCGGTCTGGACGCATGTCAACACCGAATGACGAGACCAACGCTATGGATCATGGTTATTTAATCGCCTTACAAGTAGGCGACAAGTGGATATAGGCTGCCGTCATTGGGATCCGGCAGCAGGCTTCGATACCCGCGGACTTGACGTGTGGCACTCGAGATGGAGACGCTCAGCAGTAGCagcgtttttttcccccttgaCACAGCATCCGTTTGATTTGTGAGCGGCTGGGATGTGGCTGCTCGACAGCTCCCATGCACATTGAGCTGACTAGTGCTGGACCGTAGCCCGTCTGTCCAGTGATCGGAGAACAGAGTACGAGCGCACGGCCATTATAGAGGCTCCGCTGCCCCCCGTACCCCCCTGCTCGTCCCCTTCGCCCCGGAATGGCCGGGCGAAGCAGCTGCGTGACCTCTCTATGGTCCGGCACCGAGCGTGTCCGGATCGGCGAACGGCTCAAAGCGACGTTAGCCGGGGTGCTGGAGTTGGAGCTGCTCCGCTGCAAACACCTGGACCTGGTGGACGGTGCGCTAGAGGtcagcaccgccgccgccggtaCCGTCACGGTCCACCCTGGACCGGAGGGGAACACCGGGAACCTCGACGGTGCGTCGGCCACGGATCTGGACCAGTGTTCTGCTGCGACTTCCCGCAGGCAACAGGTCAGTGTGTTGGGCACGGCCTAGATCAGTGCATGGCAGGGTTATTAAATATGTATGGATGCTGGTGATATCATGGCAACAAACCGTTCCCTGCGGGGCTCTGTAGCCCCCGGTATCATCCTCCCTCGGGCGCGCCTGCCCGTGTGCCTACTTTCGAATGCGTAATGGATCGAGATGGTCACACACAGACTCCATCCCACCACGGAACCGTATTATTACACGAATGTTGTTTTCCCTACACTGGGAAGTACTGTCATTTGGGCCACGGTCCCAGTCCCAGTGCCAGTCTGATCCGGTGGATCTTATGGTCAAGGTTAGAATTAAGGACACATGTTAGAGAGGTCCTGAACTTCACCAGCGGTATCTAGCAGGTTCTACCGTCTGAGGTCTGAACGGACATCTTGTAAGAGGTTACTGTGGCGTGGGCATGTGGTCTGTAACAAAAAGTCAAACTGTGACCGTGAGATTTTCCATTCCCAGTCCTAACGACACTTGGTGTGGTGTGGTTCCCCGTGGCTATGAATGGACCGTGGCTCCTATTTCCTGGAGCTCTATGAGTCGCTGGGAACGGCCAACGCACAAAAAACACAGCACAAGAATGTGTGTTAGGTGTTGGTTACAGCTTCCTGGCAAAgtgacacacactctccccatcGAGGCCACGATACTGTTCCATAAGAGTCACCCTGTACTGTCCCAtgatccctttctctgcccaCCAGTGTGTTTCcttgtctgtgtccgtgtgtgtgtttgtgtgtgtgtttgcttttgaATCAGCTGCATCCTTATTGTGAAAGTGCCAGAACTCCATGGAGACAAGTTGGAATGTGTCTGTAAATAGCAATGCACAGgttgggaggtgtgtgtgtgtgtgggtgtgtgtgtgtttctcttttaatcacgcacacacacacacactttacccaCCAGAAGTTGGCGCTTTTACATGTCCACCCAAGACCCCTCCCGCGCCAGAGAGAGACGTTGGGTGGTCCGGCCCACGTATATATACCCCGAACATCTTATATCTCCAAACCAGAACCTCTGAGCAGAATCAGCGGTGATGCAATCAGACAAACAGGTGTTTTtctacaaagtgtgtgtgtgtgggctgtgttgttgttgagcAACCTgccacagacatgcacactccCTCGCACAAGTCATGATCCGTCCGGTTTGTCAGCTCGCTTTTGACAACCATAACACCAGACCTGCTGTACATCTCAGGCTCATAGGGAAGGGAAGTGGAGTCTCCTCTGTGGAGTCTTGGTGGGTTACCATCATGATTTCTTTCTCTAGCTTATACAGACAGGGGGACGCCACACCTCTGCCTCAGTTAGGGCGAGGCGTCCCCTGTCCGTATAAGCTAGAGAAAGGAGCCATAGGGACATCTTCGAAACTGAGTTCAGAGGAGCCGGGGAACCAGTGGTCAGAGATGTGGATGTATAGAAACACACTGCCGTTccctctgccctgtctctcGTCGCCATCGCCCACTGATTGACACCCCCCTGAGAGGGTCCTCgctgggaggcgggggggggggggagggagggagggagagattagTCATCACCACTGTGCGGGGATCAGGCTGCTCGCCGTCGGTTGCGTGGCACGCCGGTAGAGCGGCCCACACAGCGCGGCCCAGCCGAGGCATTCAAACTGAGGCGGCTGCTTTGTCAGCCTCACCGTGTCAGTGTTTTAGCAACAGCAGGGCTTATTgtcacttattattattattacaggcTTATTATTCTAGTGATCAGTGTTGTGTTATATAACGGCCAGCGGAGCAGAAGGCAGATATGTTAGAGCGAGTAGGAGTGGGTTGGTGCCGATCCACCAGGGCTCTGGTGGAGGATATGAGCGGGGAGCTCGCCGAACACGCCACGCAAGGTCCTGAGCCAAGCTTTAGCTACTTCCTCcactcccacacgcacacaaacacacacacacacacacacacacacacacacacacacacacacacacacacacacacacacacacacacacagctggtctGTTGCTTCCTCTCATTGCCTAAAACTTCCACTGtctagtgcacacacacacacacacacacatacacacacacacacacacacacacacacacacacacacacacacacacacacacacacacacacacacacacacacatgtacacatagcTGGTATGATGCTTCTTCTCATTGACTTtaacttccacacacacacacacacacacacacacacacacacacacacacacacacacacacacacacacacacacacacacacacacacacacagctggtcgCTGCTTCCTCTCATTGCCCAaaacttccacacacacacacaaacacgcacacgcacacacacacacacacacacacacacacacacacacacacacacacacacacacacacacacacacacacacacacacacacacacacacacacacacacagctggttgCTGCTTCTCTCATTGGCTAAAACTTCCTCTgtcccatacacgcacacagcctGGTTAAAAGGCACTATGAGACCCCCGGTTATTAAACCCAGTGTGTTGCAGCAGCGGCCTGGGTACAATCAAATGCCCCACTGCTGGTGTCTCTGCTCCCACACCGCCtagcctccccctctccacacaCAGGTGTCGTGTTACAGCCGTCCGGCCCAGCACCCCGGGCTTCCTGTCCGCTGGCTCTGTGATTCGATCATGCCCTCGCCGCTGCCGTAACGTGAGATGCCATAATGCGCCCTGCATCAGGGACCATCAGAGAGATCGTTTGTTTGACGTGCAGCGCGAGCGGCCCAAAGGAGGTCCAGCAGCACGAGGACGAGTTAACGCTAAGCTCCAAGCCTCTGAGTGGTCTATTTTGGGGAACTCACATTCAGGAAAAATGTGCATTGCATTATCAAGGGCTTTTCAAACAGAGAGGCGATTATGGGATGGTTCACAAAGGCCCAATATACTCAACCCCTAACCAAAGGACAGAAGGATGGACGCGTGCTCTGCGCAGCCTGCTTTCTGGACCTGGACGGGTTAAAATATTCGTTGTGTTGTTCATAGTCCtgtgtgggaggagaggggagagagagtggaaatgaagggaagagagcgagagggctgGCGTATCTATGGTGAGGACGAGGTGGCAGCAAGGAGATAatagaggcagggagggggtggtgttTGTCAagacgggggtgggggtggggggggggggagagggtggtgttGCACCTCCTTCGAGATGCCCTTGTCTCACCAGGcaaccgccaccacctccaccttgcTCGGCCTCCCACTGGCGGACTTGTTTCTATTTTCGCTCTTTAGTCTCTCTTTCGTTCCCCCATTCCTCTGCCTTTACATTCCAGCAGCAGAGTCCAACGGAGAGGAGTCAGAGCTTCAGGAGGGATCAAAGTCTCTCAACTCTTTTCttcaacagccccccccctccctaaagaatcagtccatccatccatccatcccccttTCCTTCTGCAGCTCCTGCTGTTCTTTGTTGCGTCATCTGTCTCCTGGTATTATCCTCCTAAATCCCTCCCCCTATCCTACGACCCCTACCCCCCCctaccaacatcaccaccactctTCTTTCACTCCGTCGGTGACTCACTACCTATATTGTCTGCCTTCTGTAACAAGGGGGATTAATTAGTGCTTAGAGTTACAAGAGGTCTGTTGTCCACCGACTATCTCCttaataatagtgtgtgtgtgtgtgtgtgagtgtgt
The window above is part of the Gadus macrocephalus chromosome 10, ASM3116895v1 genome. Proteins encoded here:
- the map1lc3cl gene encoding microtubule-associated proteins 1A/1B light chain 3C → MAPFEKSMEMTPFKQRKCLETRKDEVCSIRSKFPNKLPVIVERYVREKTLPLLNKTKFLVPLELTLGQFLCLLRYKIDLEASQALFLLVAERCMSCMSASMGEVYSQHSDLDGFLYLTYASQEMFGAPEAGSPPNRES